The Anopheles moucheti chromosome 3, idAnoMoucSN_F20_07, whole genome shotgun sequence genome contains the following window.
CCGTTCATTGTGGGATACAGTATCGTTATACTGTCGGCGATCCTAACATACTCactgtgtttaaaaatttctgGTATTTCAGTTGCGGTACACTCGCAGGGTAAACCTTCGCATCGGTAAAATTCACTTAAAAGCCTCCATCCCTGCCGGGGATATTAGGAACCGAATTGTTGTATCGGTTGCTGTAGCCGCACCACTCCGTTTTCGGCGTGTAGGTATACTTTGTATGCCTTTTTACACGAAAAATTCTCGCTTGAAATCTTTGCGATATAAGCTACACCTGGAGTCGGGCTTAGTTCGATGGATGAACCGGCGATTCGTGTGGGATAAAACGATAGCAGCttcaagaagaaaaacgatGTAAAATCGGACGATTTTGGGATCGATTTACCCGCAGTCTTTAAATTCTTCGACTGCCAGCTGTTGCTGTGAGTGTTTGCCCATCCAAAGGGCAACTGACACTGTGGAATGCAAAGCGTACGTCATCTCATCGGAACTGTTGCTGTGTGGTGTTTGCTGTTAAACACACGTGCCTTCGGTTCTTCGTGCAGCAAATGGAAGGAAACGATGGCAAAACGTTACGCTAACGCCACTCAAACAGCTCGTCGTTGCGAAAGGTTCAGGAAACCCCTGAAACAGTACGACGCTAAAGCCGCATTACGGTATTCTGCATGCCGCTACAACGCTTATGTGGATATCGGGGTAAAGAAGAAGCGTAACAACGCAAGCAAATCGAAACGGAGCTGCAAGCGACCGGGGCCACGAAGACAAGAATTTGATTTTATGGAACCCCCTTACACAGTTCGTTTGCATTTGGGAGCAATATTTAAAAGGCGTCACGCATTTGCAAGCGACACTCTTGCCCGGGTTCGGTCCCGGCCTTGTGTGCCGATGCACGGTACGGGAGGTGAATGTTTCCGTTCCCGTAGTCGATTCTGTGGCACGGTGGCATAACTACGAACGTAGAAATGGTGCAGCACAACTTTCGAGTGGCAGTTATCGTTGATTTTGAGGGAGGCCGGTGAGAGCTTTCGCACGATGGATTAGGAATCCGGTGACGAAGGATAAAAACTTTTAAATCTTCGCCTTGCAACCGTTCTGTACGCACAACGACATACGTTTGGCAGCGTTTGTGTGGTTTATTTTGCAATTTGTACAAAACGTTAAGCCTGACCCGTTTGCAGCGAGAAATACAAGATGAAAAATCGATGAACAGCGGGAAGTATTGAACAAATGTTGGAATTAAATTCTATTTTGGGAAGTTCttgaaaacatgaaaataaaagaCGAGACTAACATTTTATGCACTGCTCTTTTATATCAataaatcattattattatgagTGTTTCATACTGCCACAATCAGTCAAAGCTCTCTGCTGTTTTGGGAATCACTATCCGAACTGAGACACTCTATGTTAGGCTATCTTTAATGCTCACCTCTTTAGATTAAAACTGCTGATcgcaaaaattaattcatcaATTCATAGATGAATCGAACGCGTTAATTAAAGGGGTTGAAGGTTCAAAATTTTCTAATGCTTTAATGCAtccggttttttcaaaaaacacTGTACAACAGCTTTCAAAAAATTTCAATACAAGTTCAAGTTAATACCTTAAGAAATGTGTGAACACTGACAAGAAATGTGTGAACACAGCAATTAAATtgacaatttaatttaagagatattttattttttaagagacgatttaattgaatttaatgatttaatagacaatttaatttaatttaatgaattttcaaCAGTTTAATTTAGTACAAAAACCTCCCGTAGTGAACATTTTAGTTAAAAGCTagttgatggagacgcctagtatTTTAGTACGACATTACTCTACGCCTGTTTCATAATTACATCAAATTGAATTCTAAAAACTTTTTATCAAAACTAGAACCTTTACTAACAAACAATACTGTAAATAATAAGTAATAACTCCATAAAGGTGAAAATACGGCACTGCCGTCatactataaattaaataaaaaaaataaactccatAAAGTAACGATCAAAATCGTTCCGTACCAAAGATTACatcgttttaatgtttttttcaataatttgaGTACAAAGGACTTGTTCTAAGAAGTCAGATAAGGCAGAGATTCAATAATTAGAATTTAGTTTTATTCTaatgttgataaaatattcatattaAGTTGGctgtaaataaaaatttaaattatggaCTTTTTCTCGTCGAAATCCAACCGTGTAAAGGCgtaaatttcatttaaatttatatctACATAAAAGTTAGCTTACTCATCtcactgcaaaacaaaacaaggcaTCAAAGATGAGACATTATATGTTCAGCAACACACAGATACACAAGCGTTAATTGTGGCAATAACAATGTTTACAGCATCAATACAGCGCCATCGAAACCGGCACGACACGATCTAAGCATCGTTTGCATTGATTGATTCTAAACAATTGCGCATAACATCGGTACTTTCAAACCGTTGCAGACGCCGACTATTTGCATCAATTTGCATCACTTATCCGTTTGTTCGGTTGGGAATGGGACGGGCTGCGTAATGATGCTGCTGACACGCGCTGCACAAATCGTTGGTCGGTTGTTTTCATCCATCGGGATAGAAAAATTGGTTTCGTGGCACACCACAGGACAGGGGTGGTGAACTTTACAGTGATTTTGATTCACCCCTCACTCGCATCAGTAAACATAGTGTTTTCATCTCACGACCCCGGGAATTGGATGAACCGGCACACTTATCGCCAACTGAGCTGCCCGGAagattattaatattaatgtgATCCGCACCTTCCGCCCCACTCGGGGACGATCCATCGTGCGGTTCTGCATATCATCGGCAGGGAGTTGGCAGGGGATGATAATATGTTTCCACTTCCTTCAAATGCAGCATAAATCAGACTCTTCGGGCGAATTTGTTCAATGGGGCATAACAAAATActgaaagaaaaacgaaaactttCGACAGCTACGGCAACGGAGTGTCCCGCTGTCAAACCCCGGGTCGGTCAAGAGCAGTGTGCAAACTGCTGTATGGTTGGGATTTGTTTGCAGGACATTTGACACATTTTGCCATCGAATATCCCTGGCCGATGATTGACGTCAGCTCAACGTATAATGACACACATCCGCATCAGGACACGAGGCTGGGCGGTGATGgaaaatgataatttttaGTCCCATGTTCGACCTTCAGTGATCTAAAGTCGGATACTTTTTTTCCGACGATTGAACCTTGCCTTATTGTAAAACACCACTGAAATGTATGCATTTTTGTTGTGCTTCTCTATATAAATGCAATCATCAGTGAGTTTCCGAcacaaaagcttaaaattgTCCATCACCGGCCGGGATCAAATTATCACCGGAGACCAGCCTGAGTCGTTTGGAAATCAATTCACTTGGTTggcgttaaaaaaaaaacaaaaaccccaccgGGAAAACGGCAAATCATCATTCTTCTTGCCACCCAAAAGCTTCTTGGGCGGGTGTGGATTTAAGGGCTTTTAATGAAATCGAAAGGTACGAATGACGCTCGGGAATTAGGTTTGACGATTGTTGCCCGTTTCGTTGTATTTGTTTCCGAggttccattccattttctttttctttcttgttgtacttgctttttcttttcgttctcCCCCGAGAAACAAACACGGGGCGGCTTTGTTGACAAATGGTACACCGTATCAAGAGGGCGTCTGTATGATTTGTTCCTGCTGTGGTGACGTTAGCCACCGTGCCGTGGTTTATTTTCTCACCGATTGTGGTGAGAACACCGATGGAAAAAAGAGgtcaaacacaaaacactggttggttggttgtacAAACAGCTATTACCGGTTCGTCTGTGACGTAAAGGTAAGGTCtagcaatttgtttttaaaatcaatGTCCAAACGGCTTAACGATATTGCCAACCAATCGTTCACTGACTGGGTGGGCTGCTGTTTGCGTGGGAAAGATATTTTTATCACGGCTAGTTTGTTTTATCACGATTATTGGTTACTTGAAGCCACTTATCTTTGAATTGTCATTGTTTTCTACTCTCACTGCAAGCATAAAATCAATCTGCATTGATAAACATATTCCAGTAAAATGGTTTCTTCATAATGCGCATTATGGTGCAATATACACTACATTGCATAAATATAGGGGAAATAGTTTTTTAATAGAATAAAATGCGGATTTATCTTCatcatcggcacaacaaccccAAGATTTGTagtaggcctgccatttctggcttactttgatttattttaccacgtagcggGATAGTCGTAGTCTTGCTACGgcggattggtccggatggaattttggtccagttcgttcgtgtgaaaaccggcgaatcatgccaccgggccaccCCGTTCAGGTCTTTCATAATTCCTTAaaaaatacagttttttttaaagagccTTGAGCAATGTTTCTATATAACAATTGATTTCTTCCAGGAACTACTAACTTAAACAGGGACTCCAACATTTAATCTGAGAACTAACATTTAATGTCTTAGtccaaatattaaattataaaataattaatcaggaaatcaaacaaattaacCAACGAAACACACTTTAATAGATGGCCCCATTACAGCTTCCAGTTTGTCCAAAAGTCGCGCAAGggaataattaatttagttaAGCTAATATCATACAATAAAACAAGCCTTCATCCGAATGGCATCCACCTAATTGGTAGCAATCCATCTTCGCACCGACTGCAACAACGGTGCGGCCACCCAAAACTGTCTAACTATTGTTGGAAATTCGTTTAAAACTTTCACTCCGCAAGATAAATACGCGCACAAAACCCTGTCCCGGAACTTACCGCATCAGGTGGGGGTGCGATTTTCCGGTTGCCAACGTGCGCTTCTTGCGTTCGccgtaaccaccgccaccggaaCCGACGGGCATTCGTACCGGGTACCCACCGGACACGGGCCTGCCGACGAACAGTGGATTGTACGCGCTCGGACGGTTCAGCAGGCTCTGCAGCACATCGTAcgttcgctgctgctgcgcgcCGTACCGTTCGAGTGGGCCTGGCTCAACCGGTGCATCGAACAGCTCCATCGGATACGGCATGGCCGGCAACGGTACACCGATATCCTCCCAGGCACCGTTCTGCGGGATGGAGTTGCCGGAAAAGTCGTTCCGAAGTTCGGTCTCCCGGTAGAGCAGCGGGTTCACTGGAAAGGCGGGTTGTGGAAAGAAGCATTGGTTGGTTTCGTGCGGAAGAAAGTCAATGGGGCGATGCGCATTGGGGTTGAATTAGCAAGATGTTACGGTTTCTCGAGTTAATCATCACCGTGAATCTTGTATGTACCTCCGCGCTTCTGCGGGTTCGACGGACCCGACCGGTCGTCCCTGTACGAGGCATCATCGGTGGTCAGTTGGTTCTGCCCCGGGGAAGCCGTTACATCGCGATGACCTGCAAAGAGTGAAAGTGCAAGAGACAAGACATAGTTTTGCTTCAGTTTTTAATATCACGATCGTACTAACTATTTAAGAAAACAAAGCACTCCAAATATTACAACCacaataaacatttattaaaaacTTTAATTAGGACACCTTCTTCAGACAAAcatattttggtttttggggagagcaaaaacaaattctcGCCATCTCACTCTGTTAGTTATTCATGGCATGCTCAGATTTATATTAAGTTTGGTTGCATCCAAAAGAGCAGCTACTGTGGCCCTCGTTCCTGCTGCAGGGCcaatgaatatttaatgtaATATCTTATCGTAGGAGCTAGAGGGCCAAAAGCCAGAACAGACATCTCCTATCTAGAAGGAGCAACACCGAACCAAACAATCTAACGAAAGCGAGCACGGCTGAGAAAGCAAGCGGCAAAGGTGTTTGGAAATGGAGGTggccatttctttttcatacCGCGCCGAAGCAACACTCGCACCGTGGTGGAAGTTGTTTTTGAGCCGGTAGAGAGCCGTCTATTGTCTTTGCGATCTAATCTAGAAGGATTAAATTTAGGAcacaataaaaattaaattcattcataattaTGCGCGATAACGCGATGCGTTTCGCTGGGGATATACGTTGATAACAACGCGAGATAACAGCGGTGCAATGGTCTACATTGGGTGGACAATGTTGGACCTCGTTAATCTCATTGGTGTACTTGACGCTTATTATGTTATTACCATTAGCGTTGCAACAAATCACACATTTTCGttttaaattaacattttaaaagtttattgATATCTAAAACAGCCAGCtgacattttattgcaaattttatttttaataacttcATTTGAAAAGTTTCTCCTGAGTATGGGTTTCAATGTTCCGGTTATGGCTCTGGTACCGGTTCTGGTTCTGGTACCGGTTCGGGTTGCGGTTCCGGTTCGGGTTGCGGTTCCGGTGCCGGTACCTCTGGCTCAATCGGTTCCGGATTGGGAGGCGCCGGTGGGCTATCTTCCGGGACAGGAATGAGCTTGGCATTGCAAACCACCTCCAGCTGCATCTGAGCCAATTGCAGGGCGGACATGAGCAGCTGTTCACCCATCGTCATGCAGCTCACATAGTTCATCCGTACGGCGTCGAGCGCGCTGGTGAATCCGGCCACAGCGTCCAGCAGCTCGCTACCGATGTGCGTGGGGTAATCTTCCAGCCGGAACATGCGGCTCTCCAGCTTCGAGATGATGCTGTTCGGATTGAAGAACACGTTCTCGTCGCGGAACTCCTCGAACAGACCGACCCCAACGTAGGCCGCCTCATCCACATCCAACCGTTCGTAGAAAGACTTGACGGTGGACACGAGCGTATCACCAGCGGTCGTAATGCAGGTACTGTAGGATACACCGGCCAGGTTCATGTTCACCTCGGCACTCTGGCGCACGAAGCTCAGACACTGCTGATCGACCGACAGCGGTTGGCCGTT
Protein-coding sequences here:
- the LOC128302174 gene encoding uncharacterized protein LOC128302174; translation: MKLILVLLLAGVALAQRPQTVAVIDKLYEVHPLYRQIQDYVINTIADARLSSSARIYDFHRDIIMIKSTFLGTSIRQEQTLLTQINGQPLSVDQQCLSFVRQSAEVNMNLAGVSYSTCITTAGDTLVSTVKSFYERLDVDEAAYVGVGLFEEFRDENVFFNPNSIISKLESRMFRLEDYPTHIGSELLDAVAGFTSALDAVRMNYVSCMTMGEQLLMSALQLAQMQLEVVCNAKLIPVPEDSPPAPPNPEPIEPEVPAPEPQPEPEPQPEPVPEPEPVPEP